TTCTGAAAAAGCAAAGGCAGTATTGACCACACCCGTTGCAGATACTATTTATTTTGCTGGAGAAGCGCTATACACAGGCGATAGTCCCGGTACCGTAGAAGCCGCACTACAAAGCGGAAAAGAGATGGCGATCAAAATAAAAGAAGGCGTATAAATAAATGAAGCGCCTGAGAAACCGTATATGGATCTGGCTCCATCGGGTATCCGAATTAAAACCTTCATGAAAGAGGTTATTCACCAACGGGGATGAAAACCATTTTCTGAAAAAACCTTCATGAAAGAGGTTATTCACCAACGGGGATGAAAACCATTTTCTGAAAAGAGGGTGTATCTATTTTGTGATACACCCTCTTTTGTTATCATTTAATGCTTAGGCTTAGGTATCACTTTGTACTTCCCATCCACTATCAGATCCTTTAACCATACCCCATACTTTTTCTTATTAATTTTCTCATTGTACTCCTCATCCAGCACCACCCTGCCCTTCACAATTTCATAATAGATATAAGGCACATAATACACTGAATCCGCAGCAGGATATGGCGCCACTGTATATGCACCGCCTACTTCCAGGTTCTGATCATGGTCATAATCCCTGATATCAGAAGATACTACATTCCCGATAGAATCCGCCTTGCTATTATTTACACTGAAAATTATCAGATCTTTAACGTCCGCACCGCGACTTACTTCCAGAAATAAAAATACATTGCCTCCATTTTCAATGAGCTTATTGCGCCTGCTATCTAAAAACTCCGCGCCATTGCTCAGCAGATACGTACGGTTACCATTCACAAATATGGTCCCTTTATTAATATTGATCTGCTGGTTCTTTGTGCTCACGAAGTGAAAATTTGATTTTTGTCCAAAGGCTGGCAGCGCTATAAAGGCCAGCAGACAATGTCTGAGTTTTAATTTCATAGTGTAGTTGTTAATATCGGGTAGAAACTTAAACATTTTTTGCGAAAAAACCTTTTACTGATTCCTGTTGTTGTAAAATCATGTGGCGTTACCTTTTTCTGTCAGTAATTTTTCCGGCTTCAGTGTTTGCTCAAAAAACAGACTCGGCTTATATTCAGCCATTTCAAAGGAAAAATACGTTTGAGCTATATTCGGGAACGTATAGCACGACGTTTAAATTCAGGACCCACCGAAACAGACAGCATAATTATAAACTGGCTGTGAACAGCAGTGGATACCTGGGAGGCGATGTGAGTTATAAATGGCTATACCTGCAATATTCTGTCAACATACCCGGCACAGAACTGGACAATAAGGCAAAGTATCACTATCGGCTGATCAGGATGCAGTTTGGTAGTCATGCGGTGAGCGTAGAGCCGTTTTATAACGCCTATAATGGGTTACTGATACCCAATCATGACCACAGGGGATATGAGGCCTTCCAGGGGATTGATTTTACGAATGCTGGACTCGACCTCTTTTACTATATCAATCATAAGAAATACTCTTACAAAGCAGCCACTTCCTTTTCCGAACAACAGCTTCAATCTGCGGGTGCTGTATTCCTGGCAGCAACCCCGCTCTGGCACCAGATCAGTTGGAGAAAACCGACCCCACATCTGATTTCAGACTCATCTACTTATAATTTATTATCTTCTAACCCCTCGTGGTTGTCGCTGGTATTTAAAGGAGGATACACCCACAATATTGTACTGGGACAGCATAAGTGGATCATCGCACCTGCGGTGATGTTTGGTGCAGGGGCTTTGCATGAATTAAATACAAATAATTACAGGCTGCAGGCGGTGACTGATATGCAGGGATGGATCAATGGGGGGTATAATGGCGATAAGTATTATGCATACCTCAATGCCTCGTGGGAAAATCTGAATACGAATTTATTAGTGAAAGATATGCACCGGACAGATTGGAACCTTGGCTTTACACTGGGATATCGGTTTGCACATCTGCCCAAAAAGATTTTAGGGATATTGTAAGTGTATCAAAAATAAATAGACCTCCTCAGCAATGCTTAAAGGACAACCTATCTCCATTAAGTAGCCAAATAAAAACAGGCCGTATCTTAAGAAAGATACGGCCTGTTTCAAATCCATTATTGCTGTTGCGTTTGTGGCTGAGTTTGTTCCTGTGGCTGCTGTTGCGGTTGTGACTGTTGTCTACGTTCCATCTGCTGTTTGTAATAATTCCTCTTGGCATCATACACAGCATTGTCACGTTCTCTTTTCAACTGTCTCACCTCCTGCCTTCTCTCTCTACCACTCAGATCTCTATCCATTTTCACAGAAGCGATCCTGTCGGCATAGTCATTTTTAATGTCCATCACCTGCATATCGAGTTTAGTAGGTCGATAAGGAGCCGCATAATAAGGGTATCCATACCCAAATCCCCAGCCAAATGGTGAATAGAATGGGCTGTAGTAACCAAAACCACCGCTTACAATGACGGTTGTCCGACCTCCCCCATGGAAGCCACCGCCACCATGTCCGGGACCCATTGCAAAAGCACCTGTTGCCATTACGGTCATCGTTAACGCAATTATTATCTTTTTCATGACTCCTCCTTTTCTTTTTTATAGTATTTAGACTGTCGTTTAAAGGAAAGATTTAATGATCAGAAGATTTTAGCAAGGCATTAACATATTGACATTTACTTTATTATAAGAGGCAACGGCGTACGTTTTGCAAGCTTTCTTCCCCTGAAAAATAAATACAAATTAAAGAACAACATCACTCCAAGGTAAATGCAAAATCCACCAATCTTCATACTCAGCACTTCCATCAGTGTACGGTTACTCAACACTTCCTGCGTGATCTCCATGATAAAAAAAGCGAAGCCTAAATTCAATAAATAAAACCCCGTCTCGAACAACTTATTTG
This Chitinophaga sancti DNA region includes the following protein-coding sequences:
- a CDS encoding DUF4421 family protein, which gives rise to MWRYLFLSVIFPASVFAQKTDSAYIQPFQRKNTFELYSGTYSTTFKFRTHRNRQHNYKLAVNSSGYLGGDVSYKWLYLQYSVNIPGTELDNKAKYHYRLIRMQFGSHAVSVEPFYNAYNGLLIPNHDHRGYEAFQGIDFTNAGLDLFYYINHKKYSYKAATSFSEQQLQSAGAVFLAATPLWHQISWRKPTPHLISDSSTYNLLSSNPSWLSLVFKGGYTHNIVLGQHKWIIAPAVMFGAGALHELNTNNYRLQAVTDMQGWINGGYNGDKYYAYLNASWENLNTNLLVKDMHRTDWNLGFTLGYRFAHLPKKILGIL